Proteins encoded together in one Eublepharis macularius isolate TG4126 chromosome 2, MPM_Emac_v1.0, whole genome shotgun sequence window:
- the LOC129324154 gene encoding olfactory receptor 1052-like: MAVKNYTMVTEFILLGLTDQLDLQVPLFVLFLVIYVLTLAGNMGMIILIRISPQLHTPMYFFLSNLSVVDLCYSSIFAPRLLMNLAQYKTISYAGCITQHCLFVVFVTTEGFLLAAMAYDRYVAICNPLLYTAVMTKSVCIHLVSGSYLGGLLNSLTQTSGLLTLSFCVPSIINHFFCDTPAMLQVACSDTHINELLLVIFSGVIALSTLLIIIISYLCILTTIIKIRSSESRYKAFSTCASHLTAVTLFYGPVSLSHLQPSSMYSQEQEKVSAVFYTLVVPMLNPLIYSLRNKEVKDALKKAINC, encoded by the coding sequence ATGGCCGTGAAAAACTATACCATGGTGACTGAATTCATCCTTCTTGGACTAACAGATCAGCTGGATCTTCAAGTCCCACTCTTTGTCTTATTTCTGGTGATCTATGTTCTGACATTGGCTGGTAATATGGGAATGATTATATTGATCAGGATCAGTCCCCAGCTCCATACTCCCATGTACTTCTTTCTCAGCAATCTGTCTGTGGTTGATCTCTGCTATTCTTCCATCTTTGCTCCAAGGCTGCTGATGAATTTAGCTCAGTATAAAACAATTTCTTATGCTGGATGCATCACCCAACACTGTCTTTTTGTAGTATTTGTGACTACTGAAGGGTTCCTGCTTGCTGCAATGGCATATGACCGCTATGTAGCCATTTGTAACCCATTGCTCTATACTGCTGTTATGACCAAAAGCGTTTGCATTCATCTAGTATCCGGGTCATATTTAGGGGGGTTATTGAATTCACTCACACAGACATCTGGTTTACTGACATTGTCATTCTGTGTTCCTAGTATAATTAACCACTTTTTTTGTGATACACCAGCTATGCTGCAAGTCGCATGCTCTGATACCCACATTAATGAACTTTTATTGGTCATTTTTTCTGGTGTAATTGCTCTTTCTACATTACTGATCATCATCATCTCCTATCTATGCATCCTTACCACAATCATAAAGATCCGTTCTTCTGAGAGCAGATACAAAGCCTTCTCAACCTGTGCCTCCCACCTAACTGCTGTAACCTTGTTCTATGGACCAGTAAGTTTAAGTCATTTGCAGCCCAGTTCCATGTATTCTCAGGAGCAAGAAAAAGTCTCAGCTGTGTTCTATACCCTGGTAGTCCCTATGCTGAACCCATTGATTTACAGCTTAAGGAACAAAGAAGTAAAGGATgccttaaagaaagcaatcaacTGTTAA